A genomic window from Anthonomus grandis grandis chromosome 2, icAntGran1.3, whole genome shotgun sequence includes:
- the LOC126750194 gene encoding leucine-rich repeats and immunoglobulin-like domains protein 1 isoform X2: MWWVTVTLLWWCGTAAIPSPGSDQWICPEIFQQPLVECSCDMPHTLRCTGDGTALTIITKKLQSLKAASISLLDCTVDNVTELTGPLLEGVSLHGLVISSGEMKLVNPTAFKGLASPLQALGLPNNQLTAVPTAALKSLPELDRLDLSGNRLKILDGGSFKGLRNLSFIDLSDNAITKISPNALDNLPQLKILRLRRNRLSLAAIAKLNPQPTIEELDLSENLLVGPLGSKTFPKMECLKDLQLSHNSLSSIKMGALQGTLNLTTLRIQHNLIDVIEDHAFIHLTTLVTLDLAHNRIVAVSGASLAHLSLLTELDLRHNFLRALTADLIQPLKSLKVLRLDDNDISIIASDALKPNTILKHLTLLENPLNCDCSLIEFGIWLTNSSIPTEDKATAVCTTPPSLENGLLIQISTDSLLCGEEDQDTMVMAPLSSTPYKTKVNLKDIQYDGKEIRLVWHVEDEAIPYSCDTVFIYEEDGANEVLIESFPFKCNSTNMVDPSSLEVTMPISLQIHHNYRYCVALFGANSLDDVSLILGCSDMLPLVQNPVITQNSFIGQVPNVASIQANLSSAGRLSLEILIYPDVITCELNVVILDQSTLLSQKKLPCDQPKYTFIDLTSGPYRVCANVVLDQSKPKCVTVFRKESPKFTMLDIAFVTIFSILCIMIIGLIWCVRKILLKPKLQTHQCFLPPECEEEVQHNRTT; encoded by the exons ATGTGGTGGGTTACCGTCACTCTTCTTTGGTGGTGCGGTACTGCGGCCATTCCATCACCAGGGTCGGACCAATGGATATGCCCAGAAATCTTTCAACAACCCTTAGTGGAATGTAGCTGTGATATGCCGCATACTCTAAGATGCACTGGAGATGGTACTGCTTTAACTATTATCACTAAAAAGCTTCAATCCCTAAAAGCTGCGTCTATATCACTTTTGGATTGTACCGTGGACAATGTTACCGAACTTACGGGACCTCTGCTTGAGGGAGTATCTCTGCATGGACTAGTAATCTCTTCCGGAGAAATGAAATTAGTGAATCCCACAGCTTTTAAAG GTCTGGCTTCTCCTTTACAAGCTCTTGGACTTCCAAACAATCAACTAACCGCAGTACCAACGGCAGCTCTTAAAAGCTTACCAGAGCTAGATAGATTGGACTTGTCTGGAAATCGATTAAAAATTCTGGATGGAGGAAGCTTCAAG ggTCTAAGAAATTTATCATTTATCGATCTAAGTGACAATGctataacaaaaatatcacCAAATGCACTGGATAACCTTCcgcaacttaaaatattacGACTCCGACGTAATCGTTTGTCATTAGCAGCTATAGCCAAACTAAACCCTCAACCAACTATAGAAGAGCTGGACTTATCTGAAAATCTCTTGGTCGGACCATTAGGATCAAAAACCTTTCCCAAAATGGAATGTTTAAAAGATCTTCAACTATCTCATAACTCcttaagcagcattaaaatgggAGCCCTGCAAGGCACATTAAATCTAACAACATTAAGAATCCAACATAATTTGATTGATGTAATTGAAGACCATGCTTTCATTCACTTGACTACGTTGGTAACACTGGATTTGGCTCATAACAGGATTGTCGCTGTATCCGGAGCATCTTTAGCTCATCTAAGTCTTCTCACGGAATTGGATTTAAGACATAACTTTTTACGTGCCTTAACAGCTGACTTGATACAACCtcttaaatctttaaaagttttaagacTAGATGACAATGATATTTCTATAATTGCTAGTGATGCTTTAAAGCCAAATACTATATTAAAGCACTTAACTTTGCTAGAAAATCCATTGAATTGCGACTGTAGCTTGATAGAATTTGGTATTTGGTTAACAAACTCCTCTATACCCACTGAAGATAAGGCTACAGCCGTATGCACTACACCTCCATCTTTAGAAAATGGTTTGTTAATTCAGATTTCAACAGATTCCTTATTATGTGGTGAAGAAGACCAGGACACAATGGTCATGGCTCCCTTATCGTCAACCCCATACAAAACTAAGGTGAATTTAAAAGATATCCAATATGATGGTAAAGAGATTCGATTAGTTTGGCATGTAGAAGATGAAGCTATACCTTATAGCTGCGATACAGTATTTATTTATGAAGAAGATGGGGCTAATGAAGTTTTAATTGAATCTTTCCCGTTTAAGTGTAATTCAACTAACATGGTGGACCCTAGCAGTTTGGAGGTGACTATGCCAATCTCGCTACAGATTCACCACAATTATCGCTACTGTGTAGCACTTTTCGGTGCCAATAGTTTGGATGATGTATCGCTTATCCTGGGTTGCTCTGATATGCTGCCTTTGGTGcagaatcctgttataactcaAAACAGCTTTATCGGTCAAGTACCAAATGTAGCTTCCATACAAGCTAATCTCTCAAGCGCAGGCAGATTGTCTTTAGAAATTTTGATATATCCTGACGTCATAACTTGTGAACTAAATGTAGTAATTTTGGATCAAAGTACTCTActatctcaaaaaaaattaccttgtgATCAACCGAAATATACATTTATAGACTTGACTAGTGGTCCTTATAGAGTCTGTGCGAATGTGGTACTGGATCAGTCCAAACCCAAGTGCGTGACAGTTTTTAGGAAAGAATCTCCTAAATTTACTATGTTAGATATTGCTTTTGTCACGATATTTTCCATATTGTGCATTATGATAATAGGGCTTATATGGTGCGTAAGGAAGATACTTTTAAAGCCAAAATTGCAGACTCATCAGTGTTTTTTGCCCCCGGAGTGCGAGGAGGAAGTGCAACACAATCG CACAACCTAG
- the LOC126750194 gene encoding leucine-rich repeats and immunoglobulin-like domains protein 1 isoform X1, translating into MWWVTVTLLWWCGTAAIPSPGSDQWICPEIFQQPLVECSCDMPHTLRCTGDGTALTIITKKLQSLKAASISLLDCTVDNVTELTGPLLEGVSLHGLVISSGEMKLVNPTAFKGLASPLQALGLPNNQLTAVPTAALKSLPELDRLDLSGNRLKILDGGSFKGLRNLSFIDLSDNAITKISPNALDNLPQLKILRLRRNRLSLAAIAKLNPQPTIEELDLSENLLVGPLGSKTFPKMECLKDLQLSHNSLSSIKMGALQGTLNLTTLRIQHNLIDVIEDHAFIHLTTLVTLDLAHNRIVAVSGASLAHLSLLTELDLRHNFLRALTADLIQPLKSLKVLRLDDNDISIIASDALKPNTILKHLTLLENPLNCDCSLIEFGIWLTNSSIPTEDKATAVCTTPPSLENGLLIQISTDSLLCGEEDQDTMVMAPLSSTPYKTKVNLKDIQYDGKEIRLVWHVEDEAIPYSCDTVFIYEEDGANEVLIESFPFKCNSTNMVDPSSLEVTMPISLQIHHNYRYCVALFGANSLDDVSLILGCSDMLPLVQNPVITQNSFIGQVPNVASIQANLSSAGRLSLEILIYPDVITCELNVVILDQSTLLSQKKLPCDQPKYTFIDLTSGPYRVCANVVLDQSKPKCVTVFRKESPKFTMLDIAFVTIFSILCIMIIGLIWCVRKILLKPKLQTHQCFLPPECEEEVQHNRYVKLQATTKL; encoded by the exons ATGTGGTGGGTTACCGTCACTCTTCTTTGGTGGTGCGGTACTGCGGCCATTCCATCACCAGGGTCGGACCAATGGATATGCCCAGAAATCTTTCAACAACCCTTAGTGGAATGTAGCTGTGATATGCCGCATACTCTAAGATGCACTGGAGATGGTACTGCTTTAACTATTATCACTAAAAAGCTTCAATCCCTAAAAGCTGCGTCTATATCACTTTTGGATTGTACCGTGGACAATGTTACCGAACTTACGGGACCTCTGCTTGAGGGAGTATCTCTGCATGGACTAGTAATCTCTTCCGGAGAAATGAAATTAGTGAATCCCACAGCTTTTAAAG GTCTGGCTTCTCCTTTACAAGCTCTTGGACTTCCAAACAATCAACTAACCGCAGTACCAACGGCAGCTCTTAAAAGCTTACCAGAGCTAGATAGATTGGACTTGTCTGGAAATCGATTAAAAATTCTGGATGGAGGAAGCTTCAAG ggTCTAAGAAATTTATCATTTATCGATCTAAGTGACAATGctataacaaaaatatcacCAAATGCACTGGATAACCTTCcgcaacttaaaatattacGACTCCGACGTAATCGTTTGTCATTAGCAGCTATAGCCAAACTAAACCCTCAACCAACTATAGAAGAGCTGGACTTATCTGAAAATCTCTTGGTCGGACCATTAGGATCAAAAACCTTTCCCAAAATGGAATGTTTAAAAGATCTTCAACTATCTCATAACTCcttaagcagcattaaaatgggAGCCCTGCAAGGCACATTAAATCTAACAACATTAAGAATCCAACATAATTTGATTGATGTAATTGAAGACCATGCTTTCATTCACTTGACTACGTTGGTAACACTGGATTTGGCTCATAACAGGATTGTCGCTGTATCCGGAGCATCTTTAGCTCATCTAAGTCTTCTCACGGAATTGGATTTAAGACATAACTTTTTACGTGCCTTAACAGCTGACTTGATACAACCtcttaaatctttaaaagttttaagacTAGATGACAATGATATTTCTATAATTGCTAGTGATGCTTTAAAGCCAAATACTATATTAAAGCACTTAACTTTGCTAGAAAATCCATTGAATTGCGACTGTAGCTTGATAGAATTTGGTATTTGGTTAACAAACTCCTCTATACCCACTGAAGATAAGGCTACAGCCGTATGCACTACACCTCCATCTTTAGAAAATGGTTTGTTAATTCAGATTTCAACAGATTCCTTATTATGTGGTGAAGAAGACCAGGACACAATGGTCATGGCTCCCTTATCGTCAACCCCATACAAAACTAAGGTGAATTTAAAAGATATCCAATATGATGGTAAAGAGATTCGATTAGTTTGGCATGTAGAAGATGAAGCTATACCTTATAGCTGCGATACAGTATTTATTTATGAAGAAGATGGGGCTAATGAAGTTTTAATTGAATCTTTCCCGTTTAAGTGTAATTCAACTAACATGGTGGACCCTAGCAGTTTGGAGGTGACTATGCCAATCTCGCTACAGATTCACCACAATTATCGCTACTGTGTAGCACTTTTCGGTGCCAATAGTTTGGATGATGTATCGCTTATCCTGGGTTGCTCTGATATGCTGCCTTTGGTGcagaatcctgttataactcaAAACAGCTTTATCGGTCAAGTACCAAATGTAGCTTCCATACAAGCTAATCTCTCAAGCGCAGGCAGATTGTCTTTAGAAATTTTGATATATCCTGACGTCATAACTTGTGAACTAAATGTAGTAATTTTGGATCAAAGTACTCTActatctcaaaaaaaattaccttgtgATCAACCGAAATATACATTTATAGACTTGACTAGTGGTCCTTATAGAGTCTGTGCGAATGTGGTACTGGATCAGTCCAAACCCAAGTGCGTGACAGTTTTTAGGAAAGAATCTCCTAAATTTACTATGTTAGATATTGCTTTTGTCACGATATTTTCCATATTGTGCATTATGATAATAGGGCTTATATGGTGCGTAAGGAAGATACTTTTAAAGCCAAAATTGCAGACTCATCAGTGTTTTTTGCCCCCGGAGTGCGAGGAGGAAGTGCAACACAATCGGTACGTCAAATTACAAGCTACGACAAAATTATAA